In the genome of Mastomys coucha isolate ucsf_1 unplaced genomic scaffold, UCSF_Mcou_1 pScaffold21, whole genome shotgun sequence, the window ATGCTATTATCGGCATGGTGAGCGTTGTGATTGAATAGGTGTAaaccatctttttgtttttttttaaaaagagatttatttatttttatttatatgagtacaccgtagctgtcctcagacacatatCACAAGGGtacattggattccattacagatgcgtgtgagccaccatgtggttgctgggaattgaactcaggacctctggcagagcagtcagtgctcttaaaccactgagccatctctccagctcagtgtAAACCATCTTTGTTGAAGTTGTTATCTCATGAGGATGTTTCACAGGAAACCATGGGGGCTCCTTTGTCTTTACATTCAGGTACAGAACAATCACAGACAAGTGAGTCCTGGTTTTGGACCTGGGCTATTTCCATGGCAACAAAAGTTGcaaagaaacagcaagaaagcTTCAGAGGAAGTTAGCACGAGAAGTTCATTAATGCCAAGAAGGATGCAGACATGATACTTTCTGATTAATGCTTTTACTCAGGAGAGGTAGAAAAACTAAGTCAATGGAGAGCTGTTGGTGGACCACTGAGGCATGTCAAGTCACAAGGCTGAGAGGAGAGTGGACAGTGGTCAAGTGCAGCAGGGCAGTGCTCACTCCAAAGCCAGCTCTGAGGTCCGGGCAGAGTCTCTTCATCACGGCTCCACTTTGCTGCTTGACATCTCTACTGTGTTTTCAGCTGTCTCAGGAGTGTCCTGCAGCGCCCTCTGGAGAACCATTTGGAAGGTCTGGTGCTTCAACTGATGCCTGAAGGAGCCCACGAAGAAGTAAATGATGGGGTTGGCACAGCTGTTAACGGCAGTCAGGACGAGGGATGCCAGATAAAGGCCATAAGCAAGTACACCATAATGGATCTTAATCCAGATTAACAGGAACCAGTGGATGCCAAAGGGCAAGCCGCAGAGGAGAAAAACCAAAACGGTTAGCATGATGGTTGCATACAATCTGGTGAGCTTCATCCGCCCAGCGCCACAGAACAACCTGGCCACCAGAGCCAGGCTGGACAGAAAAAGgaccacaaacaaaaatatcaggcaTGCGGCCGTAAAGAAGTTCGATGCCAGACACCGGTTGTCATTTTCGTATTTGGTATCTAAGAAGCCACAGAAATACCTATTCAGAATGCAGATCAACAGTGACAGGACCCAGATTGCAGCACACATGATGGTTGATGTGTGTTTTGGGCGGCGGCAGCGAAACCAGATGGGGCACAGGACAGACAGGCAGCGCTCAGTGCTGATggcactgagcatgctcaggcctGCGATGTAGGGAACCATCATGACCGTGTTAAAGCACGGGAGGAAGATAATGTTAGGGTAGACAAACTTGAGAAGCAGCAGTGTGGAATCTATGatgtgacagaggaggaagaggaagtcagCCAGGGCCAAGTTTAGGATGTAGACTGAGAAGGCATTCCTGCGCAAGCGAAAGCCCAGGAGCCAGAACACAATGGCGTTTCCTGTCAGCCCGACCAGTCCGGAGATGATGATCATCAAGTTTGGGATCAGGGTCCTGCTGTTGAAACTTCCAGGTATGGTTTTGTCCATTGGATTTGTTGTCGTGAGTGCCATTGGTGAGGCTGAGGCGTTTAGGGCCAGAAACCCTGCACCAGTGCTGCTGGGAACACAAAGAAGGACATGAGACCTTCCTATGAACACACCTTTTGTTAAAGGCATATCTTATTAACACATATTTgttgggaacaagcaaaagaaaactatTCTAAGAACTACCGTTtcattttcagactccatttaatcataGAGAGAAACTAAATCCAAGCTCCCAGGACCTAGGTGGAGCTGGGAACTTCCCCATGGCTGAACAGCTTCTATTATAAGGAAATAGTTGTCAGAGTAGCAGATATCTCAGGGTCATCTTCTCCATCTTGCTGACAGGGTTAGTTTAAGTTTCTATTCCCAGACCCAGGAACTTACTCCTAAGCTGATTGATGAAAACTCCCTTGCTCAACCCCTTATGTCAAAACATGATTGGACAATGCTATAGCCATTCCACTCCCCTATCATTAAGGTTTCATTCCTTAACTAAGCTGTACAATATTCCTTCAGGGTCGTAGTTCATCTCTTGGGTCTGTTCTGTGGCCCCGATGGACCAGTTGATTACAATAAATTTTTGTCATCTGCATTGACATGGTATTTGAGTTATGTTGGATTTATGTTGGATTTAAGCAGACCCCagaacatattaactgtataagGTGATGAGTTTTATTATGAGATTTTCAGATGTTTATAATGCACTTCATTTGTGATCATTACTTGTCAGGCCTAACTTGCCTGTTAGGgataattatttttgtgtttcagGGGAGGTGATACAAGGCTGACAGAGAGCAGGCAACTTACTAAGAACCCCAAAGTCCTGAAATCCATTCCTTGCCTTTGAGCAGTCCTTTAGAATCATCAGCATGGTGTATTGATTATATGTGGATGGGAGAAAAGCCAGAGAAGAAATATCCAAAGCCGGTAAATATCCAACTTCTAGATGGCAGTCCGTATTGTAGAATAAGAAACCATCCCGCTTAAACAAAGTACAGAAAGAGTAAGGAGAAGAAGTTGACAACATGGTAGTTAGACAATAGCAGCTGTCTAGGAAGAAAAATCAGGGtctggaagcttttttttttttagttcaggAATTCATAGAGGCCTCCAGGCCAAAGGAGGATGCAGAGAGGCACCCTGGAATGAATGCACAGCTTCCTCCTGTGCTCTCTTAAGAGACACCAGCCACTATGGTCCCAACTCCAGGCACATATgcaccagaggatggccttgtgggacatcagtgagaggagaggcccttggtcctgtgaaggctcaatgccccagtgtaggggaatgccagaacagggaagcagaagtgtgtgggttagtgagcagggggaagagggatgggatagggggtttttggaggggaaatgaaaaaaggggatagcatttgaaatgcaaataaagaagctatctaataataataaaagaaaagaaaaggaagtaagtGGAAACCCAGTAAATCTTTTACTTCCAGTCAGGGAGCTTAGACATGTTCAAAGCTAATTTTAGGGCCTGAGGTATTTGTTAGTTATTGAACCAgtaatttcaaaaggaaaagttaTATTTAGTTTGTTGACTAGTGTACTTGGGTTTGTAGAATCCTTGTTTAACATGGCTGAAAAAAAACTAGGACTTAATCAGACAAAGGAATTATCTTCTGATCATGCCATGCGAGCCATTTTAATACTCATCCCTGATCTTTTGCAGTGCTGCTCAAGGCTCTCCTCATATCACTACACGATCCTACTATGATGCCATCCTACTATGATGCCATCCTACTATGATGCCATCCTACTATGATGCCATCCTACTATAATGCCATCCTACTATGATGCCCTTCATCACTACACACTCTCTCCATGATGTCTGCATCACTACACACTCCTCCCTTGGTGCTAATCATCACGACACACTCCCATTGTGATGCTCTTTGACATTTCACACACCAATATGGCGCTCTACCCCTCTACACAATCCCACCATGATGCCCTGCATGACTACACACTCCTAACATGATGCTATAAATTACTACACACTCCTAACATGATTCCCTGCATCACTACAAGTCCTAACATGATGCTATAAATAACTACACACTCCCACCATGATGCTCTACAGCACTATATACACCAACATGGTGCTCAAAATCCCCACAGAACTCCACCATGATGCTCTACATCACATGGAGAACTACAGTTAACTAGTTCACTACTCAAGGATTATTCAGCTAACAGTGTGTATGGCCCTTttacatcaatcattagtcaagaaaatgcctacagacttgcctgccatccaatctgatggagacattttctcaattctcTTTCGGTTTGTCTAGGTTTGTGTTGAGTTG includes:
- the LOC116100513 gene encoding mas-related G-protein coupled receptor member A isoform X1, whose protein sequence is MGESSTGAGFLALNASASPMALTTTNPMDKTIPGSFNSRTLIPNLMIIISGLVGLTGNAIVFWLLGFRLRRNAFSVYILNLALADFLFLLCHIIDSTLLLLKFVYPNIIFLPCFNTVMMVPYIAGLSMLSAISTERCLSVLCPIWFRCRRPKHTSTIMCAAIWVLSLLICILNRYFCGFLDTKYENDNRCLASNFFTAACLIFLFVVLFLSSLALVARLFCGAGRMKLTRLYATIMLTVLVFLLCGLPFGIHWFLLIWIKIHYGVLAYGLYLASLVLTAVNSCANPIIYFFVGSFRHQLKHQTFQMVLQRALQDTPETAENTVEMSSSKVEP
- the LOC116100513 gene encoding mas-related G-protein coupled receptor member A isoform X2, translating into MGESTGAGFLALNASASPMALTTTNPMDKTIPGSFNSRTLIPNLMIIISGLVGLTGNAIVFWLLGFRLRRNAFSVYILNLALADFLFLLCHIIDSTLLLLKFVYPNIIFLPCFNTVMMVPYIAGLSMLSAISTERCLSVLCPIWFRCRRPKHTSTIMCAAIWVLSLLICILNRYFCGFLDTKYENDNRCLASNFFTAACLIFLFVVLFLSSLALVARLFCGAGRMKLTRLYATIMLTVLVFLLCGLPFGIHWFLLIWIKIHYGVLAYGLYLASLVLTAVNSCANPIIYFFVGSFRHQLKHQTFQMVLQRALQDTPETAENTVEMSSSKVEP